In Euwallacea similis isolate ESF13 chromosome 5, ESF131.1, whole genome shotgun sequence, a single window of DNA contains:
- the LOC136409199 gene encoding leucine-rich melanocyte differentiation-associated protein-like isoform X2 — protein sequence MIEVDEHIDMSPSTVTFVEGKLCYCGQSCTRIPETLIKLYGSKVQSLDLSYNDIITLKGLEHFSDLKELILDNNKIGDSLQLPGLPKLHTLSLNKNQICALEPLLKQIKERLPSLTYLSLLGNEACPNQLSNKDNDEEDYQRYRHYVIHRLPQLKFLDANIVKEEERVEARNRGMFMNIVSPALLDGSVDVNINLNISGNLKYSPLPKALRSPEDYKGAYGKCRYRYSGKHSEGNRFISNSDL from the exons ATGATTGAGGTTGATGAACATATTGATATGTCCCCCAGTACAGTGACTTTTGTCGAGGGCAAG TTGTGCTATTGCGGTCAGTCCTGCACCCGCATTCCTGAAACCTTGATCAAGCTCTATGGCTCCAAGGTCCAGAGCCTTGACCTCAGCTACAACGATATAATAACTTTAAAGGGCCTGGAACACTTTTCGGACCTCAAAGAATTAATCTTGGATAACAACAAAATTGGAGATTCTTTGCAGCTACCTGGCTTACCTAAACTGCACACTTTATCCTTGAACAAGAACCAA ATTTGCGCATTGGAGCCTCTGCTCAAGCAGATCAAAGAGCGTCTACCCTCTTTGACTTACCTGAGTCTGCTGGGTAATGAGGCCTGTCCGAACCAACTATCTAATAAAGATAATGATGAGGAGGATTACCAGAGGTATAG ACACTATGTGATCCACCGTCTGCCGCAACTCAAGTTCCTGGATGCAAATATTGTGAAGGAGGAGGAGAGAGTTGAGGCCAGGAACAGGGGGATGTTCATGAACATCGTTTCTCCCGCTTTATTAGATGGAAGCGTTGAcgttaatataaatttgaacatATCTGGTAATCTCAAGTACAGTCCATTGCCGAAGGCCCTGAGGAGCCCTGAGGACTATAAAG GGGCCTACGGCAAGTGTAGGTATCGGTACAGCGGCAAGCATTCCGAAGGAAACAGATTCATTTCAAATAGTGACTTATAA
- the LOC136409199 gene encoding leucine-rich melanocyte differentiation-associated protein-like isoform X1, translated as MMRSVFYHSLVLETTSGNTSQRSHLVREIHHYDSKKKVFDKLCYCGQSCTRIPETLIKLYGSKVQSLDLSYNDIITLKGLEHFSDLKELILDNNKIGDSLQLPGLPKLHTLSLNKNQICALEPLLKQIKERLPSLTYLSLLGNEACPNQLSNKDNDEEDYQRYRHYVIHRLPQLKFLDANIVKEEERVEARNRGMFMNIVSPALLDGSVDVNINLNISGNLKYSPLPKALRSPEDYKGAYGKCRYRYSGKHSEGNRFISNSDL; from the exons ATGATGAGGTCTGTGTTCTACCATTCTCTAGTCCTAGAAACAACCTCAGGGAACACGTCTCAAAGGTCGCACTTAGTGCGAGAAATCCATCATTATGACTCCAAGAAAAAAGTGTTTGATAAG TTGTGCTATTGCGGTCAGTCCTGCACCCGCATTCCTGAAACCTTGATCAAGCTCTATGGCTCCAAGGTCCAGAGCCTTGACCTCAGCTACAACGATATAATAACTTTAAAGGGCCTGGAACACTTTTCGGACCTCAAAGAATTAATCTTGGATAACAACAAAATTGGAGATTCTTTGCAGCTACCTGGCTTACCTAAACTGCACACTTTATCCTTGAACAAGAACCAA ATTTGCGCATTGGAGCCTCTGCTCAAGCAGATCAAAGAGCGTCTACCCTCTTTGACTTACCTGAGTCTGCTGGGTAATGAGGCCTGTCCGAACCAACTATCTAATAAAGATAATGATGAGGAGGATTACCAGAGGTATAG ACACTATGTGATCCACCGTCTGCCGCAACTCAAGTTCCTGGATGCAAATATTGTGAAGGAGGAGGAGAGAGTTGAGGCCAGGAACAGGGGGATGTTCATGAACATCGTTTCTCCCGCTTTATTAGATGGAAGCGTTGAcgttaatataaatttgaacatATCTGGTAATCTCAAGTACAGTCCATTGCCGAAGGCCCTGAGGAGCCCTGAGGACTATAAAG GGGCCTACGGCAAGTGTAGGTATCGGTACAGCGGCAAGCATTCCGAAGGAAACAGATTCATTTCAAATAGTGACTTATAA